Proteins encoded in a region of the Deltaproteobacteria bacterium genome:
- a CDS encoding 3-keto-5-aminohexanoate cleavage protein, giving the protein MDDVIITVAVTGAETTREQAPTLPFTPEEIADETARSFEAGASIVHLHVREDDGTPTQDRDRFAKTIELIRAKCPILIETTTGGAAGMPDEDRLQPISLRPPMASLDCGSVNFGDEVLINTFGQMQFYARQMAKHDVKPTLECFDIGHIHNARMLIERGMLDPPHHFGLVLGVPGGIPATPRCLQAMVENLPDHSLWTVIAVGGKASALLHPLALALGGHVRVGFEDSIYVRKGVVAESNADLVRHVASLARKMGREVADVAAVQKALGIFVAPYARREPDAKPT; this is encoded by the coding sequence ATGGACGACGTCATCATCACCGTCGCCGTCACCGGCGCGGAAACGACGCGCGAACAGGCCCCCACCTTGCCGTTCACGCCCGAGGAGATCGCCGACGAAACCGCCCGTTCCTTCGAGGCCGGCGCGTCGATCGTCCATTTGCACGTGCGCGAGGACGACGGTACGCCGACGCAGGATCGCGACCGCTTCGCGAAAACGATCGAGCTGATCCGCGCGAAGTGCCCGATCCTGATCGAGACCACGACCGGCGGCGCGGCGGGAATGCCCGACGAGGATCGGCTTCAGCCGATCTCCCTGCGCCCGCCGATGGCGAGCCTCGACTGCGGCTCGGTCAATTTCGGCGACGAGGTGCTCATCAACACCTTCGGGCAGATGCAGTTTTACGCGCGCCAGATGGCCAAGCACGACGTGAAACCCACGCTCGAATGCTTCGACATCGGCCACATCCACAACGCGCGGATGCTGATCGAACGCGGTATGCTCGACCCGCCGCACCATTTCGGCCTCGTGCTCGGCGTCCCTGGGGGCATCCCCGCCACGCCACGCTGTTTGCAGGCAATGGTCGAAAACCTGCCCGATCACTCGCTTTGGACCGTCATCGCCGTCGGCGGCAAGGCGAGCGCCCTGCTGCACCCGCTCGCGCTGGCGCTGGGCGGCCACGTGCGCGTCGGGTTCGAGGATTCGATCTACGTGCGCAAGGGGGTGGTCGCCGAGTCGAACGCCGATCTCGTGCGTCATGTTGCGAGCCTCGCCCGCAAGATGGGCCGCGAGGTCGCCGACGTGGCCGCCGTGCAAAAAGCCCTCGGAATCTTCGTCGCGCCCTATGCCCGGCGCGAGCCCGACGCCAAGCCGACCTAG